A region of Catenibacterium mitsuokai DNA encodes the following proteins:
- a CDS encoding phosphoglycerate dehydrogenase — protein MYKIKTLNKISEQGLEIFDDNYEVGDNLEHEDGILVRSAKLHDYDFPAELKAIARAGAGVNNIPVDTCTEKGICVFNTPGANANAVKELVLCALILSSRQVIPGIEWVKTLPADDFGKAVEKGKSQFVGPEIDGKKLGVIGLGAIGVNVANAAVKLGMEVYGYDPYISVNAAWKLSKWVHKAATVEELFKECDYITIHVPATPDTKNMINKKSLAMMKDGVRILNFARDTLVNTEDIIKALKSGKVARYITDFGSKELVETENTVVLPHLGASTPESEDNCATMAVKEMIDYLENGNIQNSVNLPTVVEPRTTTYRVCIIHKNIPNMLAVFANAFAKKSMNIENMVNKARGEYAYTVIDTNDLSEDITKVIENHEGVIKARIIAKIVF, from the coding sequence ATGTATAAGATTAAAACTTTAAATAAGATTTCTGAACAGGGCTTAGAAATCTTTGATGATAATTATGAAGTCGGTGATAATTTAGAACATGAAGATGGGATTTTAGTCAGATCAGCTAAATTACATGACTATGATTTCCCAGCTGAATTAAAGGCAATCGCAAGAGCAGGTGCAGGTGTCAACAATATTCCTGTAGATACATGTACTGAAAAAGGTATCTGTGTATTTAATACACCAGGGGCTAATGCGAATGCGGTTAAGGAATTAGTATTATGTGCTTTAATCTTAAGTTCAAGACAGGTGATTCCTGGTATTGAATGGGTAAAAACATTACCAGCTGATGATTTTGGAAAAGCTGTAGAAAAAGGTAAGAGCCAGTTTGTTGGTCCTGAAATTGATGGTAAGAAGCTTGGTGTTATTGGTTTAGGGGCAATTGGTGTGAATGTAGCCAATGCAGCTGTTAAATTAGGTATGGAAGTATATGGTTATGATCCATATATCAGTGTCAATGCAGCATGGAAACTATCTAAATGGGTTCATAAAGCAGCTACTGTAGAAGAATTATTCAAGGAATGTGACTATATTACTATCCATGTACCAGCAACTCCTGATACAAAGAATATGATCAATAAGAAGTCACTTGCAATGATGAAAGACGGTGTACGTATCTTGAACTTTGCACGTGATACATTAGTAAATACTGAAGATATCATTAAAGCATTAAAATCAGGAAAAGTGGCACGTTATATTACAGACTTTGGTTCTAAAGAACTTGTAGAAACTGAAAATACAGTTGTATTGCCACACTTAGGTGCTTCTACTCCAGAATCAGAAGATAACTGTGCAACTATGGCTGTAAAAGAAATGATTGATTACTTAGAAAATGGTAATATTCAGAACTCTGTTAACTTACCTACAGTTGTAGAACCACGTACTACAACATATCGTGTATGTATTATTCATAAGAATATTCCTAACATGTTAGCCGTATTTGCGAACGCATTTGCGAAAAAGAGCATGAACATTGAAAACATGGTCAATAAAGCACGTGGTGAATATGCATATACTGTCATTGATACAAATGATTTATCAGAAGATATCACTAAAGTGATTGAAAATCATGAAGGTGTTATTAAAGCTAGAATTATTGCGAAGATTGTTTTCTAA
- a CDS encoding SulP family inorganic anion transporter produces the protein MEKFKNATMNDIFAGIIVAFISIPISMGYAQVAGLPMVYGLYGSLVPILVFSLFTTSHDFVFGVDAAPAALTGSALATLGITAGTKEAMQVVPVIALMVALWLIFFSIIKAGRAVKYISTPVMGGFVTGICLSIIMMLVPKLFGGTTGTGEIFELVNHIIKELPLFNGLSFVLGIFTLAIILIVKRINKKIPMPILMMFIGALLTALFPLERYGVKLLPHVDSGLPKLVIPSIAHVDISALFFTTLSIAIVVLAQTLLSAQGNAMKDGYKLDGNKEIFAYGMAELATSLVGCCPTNGSVSRTGLARQYGCKTQVMSLSAAATMALLLLFGTGFIEYLPVPILTAIVITALLGACHFALGQRLFKESRNEFYIFMAACCGVLIFGTIYGVVIGIVLSFLAVVIKAVTPPAHFLGVIPGQTGFFNLEKNVNARPIRHTIIYRFPGNLFFANIDKFQEDIEKAIKEDTEQVIVDASGISNIDFTAIDRLIIFYNDLQKRNIDFYLTRHMDHLNQALRENGGIEIITSGHVRRTMQQALLDCGLVPPYPLEDLETSHISFIQPELEWAFGNEAEKHKQKMTQEMLDKIHSKTDLSPDLLKDIENHTDFGELGLIEADEFLSRLEMHIPEIMEKIHENEQYVEERLEQYRDRIEEKLQEMNPETLRVLKQYRSKYEKKLQELNPHAFNHYKELHQKHLEKLEKNKK, from the coding sequence ATGGAAAAATTTAAGAATGCGACAATGAATGATATTTTTGCAGGTATTATTGTTGCTTTTATATCTATTCCTATATCAATGGGATATGCTCAGGTAGCAGGTCTACCAATGGTCTATGGTTTATATGGTTCTTTGGTTCCTATTCTCGTATTTAGTTTATTTACTACGAGTCATGATTTTGTATTTGGTGTAGATGCAGCACCTGCAGCTCTTACTGGAAGTGCTCTTGCAACTCTTGGTATTACTGCAGGAACTAAAGAAGCAATGCAGGTGGTCCCTGTTATTGCACTCATGGTCGCTTTATGGTTGATCTTCTTTTCAATTATTAAAGCAGGACGTGCTGTTAAGTATATTTCTACACCTGTCATGGGTGGATTCGTAACAGGTATCTGTTTATCTATTATTATGATGCTTGTTCCTAAACTCTTTGGTGGGACAACAGGAACAGGTGAAATATTTGAATTAGTCAATCATATTATTAAAGAGTTACCACTCTTTAATGGTTTATCTTTTGTATTAGGTATCTTCACTCTTGCCATTATTCTTATAGTAAAGAGAATAAATAAGAAGATTCCTATGCCCATTCTTATGATGTTTATAGGTGCTTTATTGACTGCCCTATTCCCTTTAGAAAGATATGGAGTGAAGTTATTACCTCATGTTGATTCAGGTTTACCAAAACTTGTGATCCCTTCTATTGCCCATGTAGATATTTCTGCTTTATTCTTTACTACATTATCTATTGCGATAGTTGTACTCGCACAGACTTTATTATCTGCACAGGGTAATGCAATGAAGGATGGCTATAAATTAGATGGAAACAAAGAAATATTTGCCTATGGTATGGCTGAACTAGCTACTTCACTTGTAGGATGCTGTCCGACGAATGGTTCTGTTTCTAGAACTGGTCTTGCAAGACAGTATGGATGTAAGACTCAGGTGATGAGCTTATCAGCTGCTGCAACTATGGCACTTCTTCTATTATTTGGTACAGGATTTATTGAATATCTTCCTGTTCCTATTTTAACGGCGATTGTGATTACTGCCTTACTTGGTGCCTGTCACTTTGCGTTAGGTCAACGTTTATTTAAAGAAAGTAGAAATGAGTTCTATATCTTTATGGCAGCATGTTGTGGAGTACTTATCTTTGGGACTATTTATGGTGTTGTAATTGGTATTGTTTTATCATTCCTCGCTGTAGTTATTAAGGCAGTCACTCCACCAGCCCATTTCTTAGGTGTAATTCCAGGGCAGACAGGTTTCTTTAATCTAGAAAAGAATGTGAATGCAAGACCAATTAGACATACTATTATTTATCGTTTCCCAGGAAATCTATTTTTTGCGAATATTGATAAGTTCCAGGAAGATATAGAAAAAGCGATTAAAGAAGATACTGAGCAGGTTATTGTAGATGCTTCTGGTATTAGTAATATTGATTTTACTGCAATTGATCGTTTGATTATCTTCTATAATGATTTACAGAAAAGAAATATAGATTTCTATTTAACACGTCATATGGATCATCTTAATCAGGCATTAAGAGAAAATGGTGGTATAGAAATAATCACAAGTGGTCATGTAAGACGTACAATGCAGCAGGCATTATTAGATTGTGGGCTTGTCCCTCCTTATCCATTAGAAGATTTAGAAACATCTCATATCTCATTTATACAACCTGAATTAGAATGGGCTTTTGGAAATGAAGCTGAAAAGCATAAACAGAAGATGACTCAAGAAATGTTGGATAAGATTCATTCTAAAACAGACTTATCTCCTGATCTATTAAAAGATATTGAAAATCATACAGACTTTGGTGAACTAGGTTTAATTGAAGCGGATGAATTCTTATCAAGACTAGAAATGCATATTCCAGAAATCATGGAAAAGATTCATGAAAATGAGCAGTATGTAGAAGAACGACTCGAACAATATCGTGATCGTATTGAAGAAAAGTTACAGGAAATGAATCCTGAAACATTACGTGTATTAAAACAGTACCGTAGTAAATATGAAAAGAAGCTACAGGAATTAAATCCTCATGCTTTTAATCATTATAAAGAGCTCCATCAGAAACATTTAGAAAAACTGGAGAAAAACAAAAAGTGA
- a CDS encoding PTS sugar transporter subunit IIB — MKKILLVCNAGMSTSMLVLKMEKAAQDKGIEMEVKALPVTDAEKELNDWDVIMLGPQVRHMEKRLRELTSTPIEVINMRDYGMMNGEKVLDAALKILG, encoded by the coding sequence ATGAAGAAGATCTTATTGGTATGTAATGCTGGTATGTCAACAAGTATGCTTGTATTGAAGATGGAAAAGGCAGCACAAGATAAAGGCATTGAAATGGAAGTTAAGGCTCTCCCAGTAACAGATGCAGAAAAAGAACTCAATGACTGGGATGTCATTATGTTAGGTCCACAAGTTCGTCATATGGAAAAGAGATTAAGAGAATTAACATCTACACCAATTGAAGTCATCAATATGCGTGACTATGGTATGATGAACGGTGAAAAGGTATTAGATGCTGCTCTAAAAATCCTCGGATAA
- a CDS encoding histidinol-phosphatase HisJ family protein — translation MIDGHMHLEYGNLSKEYVLQFVESAVKNGMDEIQILDHTHRFKEFRPVYEGVRKASPYQEEWLNNKEMKFHSTLAEYCALIKKIKAMDLPIKVSFGLEVCYVPEYEETIREILKPYHFDFLVGAIHSIDGKLYDMKWSEEILWNKYPVDEIYKRYYECVFSLVKSDLFTQLAHPDTIKMFGHYPTYDLQPTYDELAELLNEHHMKAENNVGCYYRYHTPDIGLSDQLLQTFKKHHVQMITASDAHHPEDVGRNIADVWDKTMK, via the coding sequence ATGATAGATGGACATATGCATCTAGAATATGGGAATCTCTCAAAAGAATATGTACTACAGTTTGTGGAAAGTGCAGTAAAGAATGGTATGGATGAAATACAGATTCTTGATCACACACATCGTTTTAAAGAATTTAGACCTGTTTATGAAGGCGTAAGAAAAGCATCTCCTTATCAAGAAGAATGGTTAAACAATAAAGAAATGAAGTTTCATAGTACTTTAGCTGAATATTGTGCTTTGATTAAAAAAATCAAGGCGATGGATTTACCTATTAAGGTGTCTTTTGGTTTAGAGGTATGTTATGTACCTGAATATGAAGAAACAATTCGAGAAATATTAAAACCTTATCATTTTGATTTCTTAGTAGGAGCCATTCATTCTATCGACGGTAAACTCTATGATATGAAATGGTCAGAAGAAATTTTATGGAACAAGTATCCTGTGGATGAAATTTATAAGAGATACTATGAATGTGTTTTCTCACTTGTAAAATCTGATTTATTTACACAGCTTGCACATCCAGATACGATTAAGATGTTTGGCCATTATCCTACTTATGACTTACAGCCTACATATGATGAACTTGCTGAATTATTAAATGAACATCATATGAAAGCAGAAAACAATGTGGGATGTTACTATCGTTATCATACACCTGATATTGGCTTGTCAGATCAGTTATTACAGACCTTTAAAAAACATCATGTCCAGATGATTACTGCAAGTGATGCGCATCATCCAGAAGATGTAGGTCGTAATATAGCGGATGTCTGGGATAAAACAATGAAGTGA
- the serC gene encoding 3-phosphoserine/phosphohydroxythreonine transaminase translates to MTDKRVYNFSAGPSQLPVEVLKEAANQMLNYKGSGMSVMEMSHRSSTYQKIFDDTKATLKKVLNIPDNYKILLLQGGATQEFTNIALNLMVNGKSDYIVTGSFSGKAAKEAAKFGDVHIAYNGKDNDFTEIPTQDQLDIREGVDYVHLCNNNTIYGTEWNYVPDTKGAPLVVDMSSDILSRPVDVSKYGVIYAGAQKNMGIAGLGVVIIREDLVKPHPANIPVLSELDTMLEKDSMYNTPPCWAIYMLGLVVKWIDEQGGLEVMKEKNEKKAKLLYDYLDQSDFYKPHAKKDARSNMNVTFTTPSKELDAEFVKESIAAGMTNLKGHRSVGGIRASIYNAMPYEGVEYLVNFMKEFEEKRK, encoded by the coding sequence ATGACAGATAAGAGAGTTTATAATTTTTCTGCAGGACCATCTCAGTTACCTGTAGAGGTATTAAAGGAAGCAGCAAATCAGATGTTGAATTATAAAGGCTCAGGCATGAGCGTAATGGAGATGAGTCATCGTTCCTCAACATACCAAAAGATTTTTGATGATACAAAAGCAACTTTAAAGAAAGTTTTAAATATTCCAGATAACTATAAGATTTTATTATTACAAGGTGGGGCAACACAGGAATTCACAAACATTGCCTTAAACCTTATGGTAAATGGTAAATCAGATTATATCGTTACAGGAAGCTTCTCTGGTAAAGCGGCAAAAGAAGCGGCTAAGTTTGGGGATGTTCATATTGCCTATAACGGTAAGGATAACGATTTTACAGAAATTCCTACACAGGATCAGTTAGATATTCGTGAAGGTGTTGATTATGTACATCTTTGTAACAACAACACTATCTATGGTACAGAGTGGAACTATGTACCAGATACAAAGGGCGCACCACTTGTAGTAGATATGTCTTCTGATATCTTATCAAGACCTGTAGATGTTTCTAAATATGGTGTTATTTATGCCGGTGCACAAAAGAATATGGGTATTGCCGGACTAGGTGTAGTTATTATTAGAGAAGATCTAGTAAAACCACATCCAGCTAATATTCCAGTTCTTTCTGAATTAGATACTATGTTAGAAAAGGATTCTATGTATAACACACCACCATGCTGGGCTATTTATATGTTAGGTCTCGTAGTGAAATGGATTGATGAACAGGGTGGACTAGAAGTGATGAAGGAAAAGAATGAAAAGAAAGCAAAACTTCTTTATGACTACTTAGATCAGTCAGACTTCTATAAACCACATGCAAAGAAAGATGCACGTTCTAATATGAATGTAACTTTCACAACACCATCTAAAGAATTAGATGCTGAATTTGTAAAGGAGTCTATTGCAGCAGGTATGACAAACTTAAAAGGACATCGTAGTGTAGGTGGTATTAGAGCATCTATCTACAATGCAATGCCATATGAAGGTGTAGAATATTTAGTTAATTTCATGAAAGAATTCGAGGAGAAACGTAAATAG